From a region of the Bradyrhizobium sp. KBS0727 genome:
- a CDS encoding mandelate racemase/muconate lactonizing enzyme family protein, whose amino-acid sequence MAKIVRVEILQVDLVPKAVRTDAIQSFATQETPMVRIHTSDGIVGTGYSYTIGTGGSSVVALLRDHLAPRLLGRDPLDIEAIWKSLFFATHATAVGAITSLALAAIDTALWDVKCLAAGRPLWKEAGGAQASVPVYSTEGGWLHVEPQALVDDALSVRAQGFGGAKIKVGRPHVSEDIARLTAVRDAVGPGFEIMVDANQAFTVGEAIRRAHQYEPLDLAWFEEPLPAEDLGGHIRLAASTSLPIAVGESIYHPSYFREYLQRDACAIVQADVARIGGITPWLKVAHLAETFNVPICPHFLMELHVSLCAAVPNAAWVEWIPQLDDVTTSRLTIEGGRAKPSSEPGLGIAWDSQAIAKLQAFTPVVLTA is encoded by the coding sequence ATGGCCAAGATCGTACGTGTCGAAATCCTGCAGGTCGATCTTGTGCCAAAGGCGGTCCGCACCGACGCGATCCAGTCGTTCGCCACGCAGGAAACGCCGATGGTGCGCATCCACACCAGCGACGGCATCGTCGGCACCGGCTATTCCTATACGATCGGCACCGGCGGCTCGTCGGTGGTCGCGCTGCTGCGAGATCATCTGGCGCCGCGGCTGCTCGGCCGCGACCCGCTCGACATCGAGGCGATCTGGAAGTCGCTGTTCTTCGCAACCCATGCGACCGCGGTCGGCGCCATCACCAGCCTCGCGCTCGCTGCCATCGATACCGCGCTGTGGGACGTCAAATGCCTCGCCGCGGGTCGCCCGCTGTGGAAGGAAGCCGGCGGCGCGCAAGCTTCCGTGCCGGTCTATTCCACCGAGGGCGGTTGGCTGCATGTCGAGCCGCAGGCGCTGGTCGATGACGCGCTGTCGGTGCGCGCGCAGGGTTTTGGCGGCGCCAAGATCAAGGTCGGCCGTCCCCATGTCAGCGAGGACATCGCGCGCCTGACGGCAGTGCGCGACGCGGTCGGCCCCGGTTTCGAGATCATGGTCGACGCCAACCAGGCGTTCACAGTCGGTGAAGCCATCCGCCGCGCCCATCAGTACGAGCCGCTCGACCTCGCCTGGTTCGAGGAACCGCTGCCGGCCGAAGACCTCGGCGGACATATTCGCCTGGCGGCATCGACGTCACTGCCGATCGCGGTCGGCGAGTCCATCTATCATCCCAGCTATTTCAGGGAATATCTGCAGCGCGATGCCTGCGCGATCGTGCAGGCCGACGTCGCCCGGATCGGCGGCATCACGCCGTGGCTCAAGGTGGCGCACCTCGCCGAAACCTTCAACGTTCCGATCTGCCCGCATTTCCTGATGGAGTTGCACGTCTCGCTGTGCGCGGCCGTGCCGAACGCGGCCTGGGTGGAATGGATCCCGCAGCTCGACGACGTCACCACCAGCCGTCTGACGATCGAGGGGGGGCGAGCCAAACCGTCTTCCGAACCCGGCCTGGGCATCGCCTGGGACTCGCAGGCGATCGCCAAACTGCAAGCGTTCACCCCGGTCGTCCTGACCGCGTGA
- a CDS encoding enoyl-CoA hydratase/isomerase family protein produces the protein MSAAPDPALLRIEGPIATITLNRPAAFNSIDLSIAQKLEQLGAEVEGNDDIRVLVIEGEGRAFSAGGDLQTIGAAAAADNIAPVVGELLKHYHAFIETVRRMPKIVLSSVNGSAAGAGMGLAFVADLCIAADDARFTPAYAKIGVSPDGGSTVGMVGTVGTRRALQIFLAEDSFTAQQAHAWGLVARVVPAAELKAETRKFAERLAQNPPAAIAGTKSLVYQAAVTPTKQQLDAEEAKIIDAMHTDDFRIAVKKFTSKGK, from the coding sequence ATGTCAGCAGCCCCCGACCCTGCCCTGCTCCGGATCGAAGGTCCGATCGCGACCATCACCCTCAACCGGCCCGCGGCCTTCAACTCGATTGATCTATCGATCGCGCAAAAGCTCGAGCAGCTCGGCGCCGAGGTCGAGGGCAACGACGATATCAGGGTGCTGGTGATCGAGGGCGAAGGCCGCGCCTTCTCCGCCGGCGGCGATTTGCAGACCATTGGCGCCGCGGCGGCGGCTGACAATATCGCCCCCGTGGTCGGGGAACTGCTGAAGCATTATCACGCCTTCATCGAGACGGTGCGGCGGATGCCGAAGATCGTGCTGTCCAGCGTCAACGGCTCGGCGGCCGGCGCCGGCATGGGGCTGGCCTTTGTCGCCGACCTCTGTATCGCCGCCGACGATGCCCGCTTCACCCCGGCCTACGCCAAGATCGGCGTCTCACCCGATGGCGGCAGTACCGTGGGCATGGTCGGCACGGTCGGCACCCGCCGCGCGCTGCAGATATTCCTGGCGGAAGACAGTTTTACTGCGCAGCAGGCACACGCGTGGGGCCTGGTGGCCCGGGTTGTCCCGGCGGCGGAGCTGAAGGCCGAGACGCGAAAATTTGCCGAACGGTTGGCGCAGAACCCGCCGGCCGCGATCGCCGGCACCAAATCGCTGGTCTATCAGGCCGCGGTCACGCCGACCAAACAGCAACTTGACGCCGAGGAAGCCAAGATCATCGACGCCATGCACACGGATGACTTCCGCATTGCGGTGAAGAAATTCACCAGCAAGGGGAAATAG
- a CDS encoding TetR/AcrR family transcriptional regulator codes for MAKAKRVLKWQRDPEGMRIRILEAAKQEFAAHGLAGARVDRIAANADANKRMLYYHVGNKEDLYLAVLEAAYDKIRSEERGLDLEHLDPPEAIERLIDFTWNYFLRNPEFLALLNTENLAKARHLKRSTKVKSMHSPFVEMIRTVVTRGVESGDFRVAVDPVQLYISIAGLCFFYLSNSATLSVIFGRDLLKKEARDERLGHMVALVLAALTGKSTADFGKDKVQGLRAPAHQPV; via the coding sequence TTGGCAAAGGCAAAACGCGTTTTGAAGTGGCAGCGCGACCCCGAGGGCATGCGGATCCGCATTCTCGAGGCCGCCAAGCAGGAATTTGCTGCCCATGGCCTGGCCGGTGCGCGCGTCGACCGCATCGCGGCCAATGCCGACGCCAACAAGCGCATGCTGTATTACCATGTCGGCAACAAGGAAGACCTTTACCTCGCGGTGCTGGAGGCGGCCTACGACAAGATCCGTTCCGAGGAGCGCGGCCTCGATCTCGAACATCTCGATCCGCCCGAGGCGATCGAGCGGCTGATCGACTTCACTTGGAACTATTTTCTCCGCAACCCGGAATTTCTGGCGCTGCTCAACACCGAAAATCTCGCCAAAGCCCGCCATCTGAAGCGCTCGACCAAGGTCAAGTCGATGCACTCGCCGTTCGTCGAGATGATCCGCACCGTGGTGACGCGCGGCGTCGAAAGCGGCGATTTTCGCGTCGCCGTCGATCCGGTGCAGTTGTACATCTCGATCGCCGGGCTGTGTTTCTTCTATCTCTCGAACAGCGCCACGCTCTCGGTCATCTTCGGCCGCGACCTCCTGAAAAAGGAAGCGCGGGACGAGCGCCTCGGCCATATGGTGGCGCTGGTGCTGGCGGCGCTGACGGGAAAATCGACCGCGGATTTCGGCAAAGACAAAGTGCAGGGTTTGCGGGCTCCGGCGCATCAGCCGGTGTAG
- a CDS encoding ABC transporter permease: MAEAKGPSGVSRALNAAWLRPFLFLIFIVVAWDLAIRLFHIPAYQIPSPGDVLAVLWTDWPELLRQAWPTTYATICGFALSALFGIPVAMLIAGSKTVESYVYPLLVFSQSVPKIAIAPLFVVWFGFGIIPKVISAFLLGFFPVVVSAVQGFKSVDPDMVDLARAMQGSRFQVFRAVNLPHAMPAIFSGLKVSVTLAVVGAVVGEFVGSNSGIGYVLQRSIGTFDLPTMFAALVILALLGVVLFWIVDRIEKLVIPWHVSQREDIIFAS; the protein is encoded by the coding sequence GTGGCAGAGGCGAAGGGGCCCAGTGGTGTATCCAGAGCGCTGAACGCGGCGTGGCTGCGGCCGTTTTTGTTCCTGATCTTCATCGTGGTTGCCTGGGATCTGGCGATCCGGCTGTTCCACATCCCGGCCTATCAGATCCCGTCGCCCGGCGATGTGCTGGCGGTGCTGTGGACCGACTGGCCGGAACTGTTGCGGCAGGCCTGGCCGACCACCTACGCCACCATCTGCGGCTTTGCGCTGTCGGCGCTGTTCGGCATTCCCGTGGCGATGCTGATCGCGGGCTCGAAGACGGTGGAGAGCTACGTCTATCCGCTGCTGGTGTTCTCGCAATCGGTGCCGAAGATCGCGATCGCACCGCTGTTTGTGGTCTGGTTCGGCTTCGGCATCATTCCGAAAGTGATCTCGGCGTTCCTGTTGGGATTTTTCCCGGTCGTGGTATCGGCGGTGCAAGGCTTCAAGTCGGTCGACCCCGATATGGTCGATCTCGCGCGCGCCATGCAGGGCAGCCGCTTCCAGGTGTTCCGCGCCGTCAACCTGCCGCATGCGATGCCGGCGATCTTCTCCGGCCTCAAGGTCTCGGTGACGCTCGCGGTGGTCGGCGCCGTGGTCGGCGAGTTCGTCGGCTCCAATTCAGGGATCGGCTATGTGCTGCAACGTTCGATCGGCACCTTCGACCTGCCGACGATGTTTGCGGCACTCGTGATCCTGGCGCTGCTCGGCGTGGTGCTGTTCTGGATCGTCGATCGCATCGAAAAGCTCGTGATCCCCTGGCATGTCAGCCAGCGCGAGGACATCATTTTCGCTTCATAA
- a CDS encoding sugar kinase, whose product MQALFIGQTYIDVTFITDHMPTGDEKHVASAYAVSFGGNAVTAAFCCAKLGIVPDLIATVANDWLGRMFQDMSAKYGISIHPRKVNTSSLSFIMPKDGKRAIVRCRDDEHIHPFPILNLRGCRALHIDGHQPDAAIHYAKLCREDGILTSLDGGGLRSNTHELLEFIDVAIVAERLCEQMDKTPEEMLDYLKCRGCRVGGVTLGEKGLLWYDETGTVHNLPALPIPRERVIDTNGAGDVFHGAYVYSYLANPSKSWHDHFEFARAASTFKIQRLGNEAGLPTLTDIEVVKMAFPAGA is encoded by the coding sequence ATGCAGGCCCTCTTCATCGGACAAACCTATATCGACGTCACCTTCATCACCGACCACATGCCGACTGGCGACGAAAAGCATGTCGCCTCCGCCTACGCGGTTTCGTTTGGCGGCAACGCCGTCACGGCCGCGTTCTGCTGTGCGAAACTGGGCATCGTGCCCGACCTGATCGCGACCGTCGCCAATGACTGGCTCGGCCGCATGTTCCAGGACATGAGCGCGAAATACGGAATCTCGATCCATCCGCGCAAGGTCAACACTTCCTCGCTGTCCTTCATCATGCCGAAGGATGGCAAGCGCGCCATCGTCCGCTGTCGCGACGACGAGCACATCCATCCTTTTCCGATCCTCAACCTGAGGGGTTGCCGCGCACTGCATATCGACGGCCACCAGCCGGACGCCGCCATCCACTATGCCAAGCTGTGCCGTGAGGACGGCATCCTGACCTCGCTCGACGGCGGCGGCCTGCGCTCCAATACCCATGAGCTTCTGGAATTCATCGACGTCGCCATCGTCGCCGAAAGGCTCTGCGAGCAGATGGACAAGACGCCGGAGGAGATGCTGGATTATCTCAAGTGCAGAGGCTGCCGGGTCGGCGGCGTCACGCTCGGCGAAAAGGGCCTGCTCTGGTACGACGAGACCGGCACGGTCCACAACCTGCCGGCGCTTCCTATACCACGCGAGCGCGTGATCGACACCAACGGCGCCGGCGACGTCTTCCACGGCGCCTATGTCTATTCCTACCTCGCCAATCCCAGCAAAAGCTGGCACGACCATTTCGAATTTGCGCGGGCCGCGTCCACCTTCAAGATCCAGCGCCTCGGCAACGAGGCCGGATTGCCGACGTTGACCGACATCGAAGTGGTCAAGATGGCGTTTCCAGCGGGCGCGTGA
- a CDS encoding ABC transporter substrate-binding protein, with translation MMRMITAVATALIWTALSVVPASAADKVVLMLNWYVYGEHAPFYYGKAKGIYAAEGIDLEIQEGRGSAATTQAVAAKTADFGYVDVPTMMRAAVKGAPIVATGVLLQTSPMSAMGFVEKNIRKPEDIKGKTVAITPADSMTQIWPLFLKKTGLKESDFTTVAGDGQTKLNAVINGQADLLLGYVMDQSMKIKDATGKDVYPIKFADYGINMVSSGIVANTDYVKANADLVKRFMSATTKAVEAAEKDPKGAAQSILDANPKGGKIETLTQGFELTIPLYRTPETKAKRPFEVTDQNMTDTVNLLVEYGGLDAKAKDNPKAFYTNDYLPKGGS, from the coding sequence ATGATGCGGATGATAACAGCGGTTGCGACCGCCTTGATCTGGACCGCGCTTTCAGTGGTTCCCGCTTCCGCCGCCGACAAGGTCGTGCTGATGCTGAACTGGTACGTCTATGGCGAGCACGCGCCGTTCTATTACGGCAAGGCCAAGGGCATCTATGCCGCCGAGGGCATCGATCTCGAAATCCAGGAAGGCCGCGGTTCGGCGGCGACCACGCAGGCGGTCGCGGCCAAGACCGCCGACTTCGGCTATGTCGACGTACCCACCATGATGCGCGCGGCAGTGAAGGGCGCGCCGATCGTTGCCACCGGCGTGCTGCTGCAGACCAGCCCGATGTCGGCGATGGGTTTCGTCGAGAAGAACATCAGGAAGCCCGAGGACATCAAGGGCAAGACGGTCGCGATCACGCCCGCCGATTCCATGACGCAGATCTGGCCGCTTTTTTTGAAGAAGACCGGCTTGAAGGAAAGCGATTTTACCACGGTCGCCGGCGACGGCCAGACCAAGCTCAACGCGGTCATCAACGGCCAGGCTGATCTGCTGCTCGGTTACGTCATGGACCAGTCGATGAAGATCAAGGATGCCACCGGCAAGGACGTCTATCCGATCAAGTTCGCCGACTACGGCATCAACATGGTGTCGTCCGGCATCGTCGCCAACACCGATTACGTCAAGGCCAATGCCGACCTCGTCAAGCGCTTCATGTCGGCGACGACCAAGGCGGTCGAAGCCGCCGAGAAGGATCCGAAAGGCGCGGCGCAGTCGATCCTCGACGCCAACCCGAAGGGCGGCAAGATCGAGACCCTGACCCAGGGCTTCGAGCTGACGATCCCGCTGTACCGGACGCCGGAAACCAAGGCCAAGCGGCCGTTCGAGGTGACCGACCAGAACATGACCGACACGGTCAACCTCCTGGTCGAATATGGCGGGCTCGACGCCAAGGCCAAAGACAATCCGAAGGCGTTTTATACCAACGATTACCTGCCGAAGGGCGGCTCGTGA
- the rbsK gene encoding ribokinase, whose translation MGRVFVAGSINMDVVATADRHPKVGETVAGQAVHYFPGGKGANQAVASAKLGAPTTLIGRLGSDAFGQQLRTFLAAQAVDLTHVKDTAEAHTGTAIITVADADNTIVVVPGANARVSAEDVTAVVLAKGDVAVSQFEIPQATIVAFFRRARAAGATTILNPAPAILFDKDLLDLVDILILNETELGFLTNTELRDSDDPARFVEAAGALQGGGRIICITLGRRGVLALIDGQASVIAGRAVKAVDTTGAGDCFVGALASRLANGTAIRNALDYANAAASICVQRMGAAPSMPTAAEVAALLSTQA comes from the coding sequence ATGGGGCGGGTCTTCGTCGCCGGCAGCATCAACATGGATGTGGTGGCGACCGCCGACCGGCATCCCAAGGTCGGCGAGACCGTCGCCGGACAAGCCGTGCATTATTTTCCCGGCGGCAAGGGCGCCAACCAGGCGGTGGCATCGGCCAAGCTGGGCGCGCCGACGACGCTGATCGGCCGGCTGGGGAGCGACGCTTTCGGCCAACAATTGCGGACATTCCTGGCTGCGCAGGCGGTCGATCTCACGCACGTCAAGGACACCGCCGAAGCCCATACCGGAACGGCCATCATCACCGTTGCCGATGCCGACAATACGATTGTGGTCGTGCCCGGCGCCAATGCGCGCGTCAGTGCCGAAGACGTCACCGCAGTTGTGCTGGCCAAAGGCGACGTCGCCGTCAGCCAGTTCGAAATTCCGCAAGCGACGATCGTTGCGTTCTTCCGCCGCGCGCGGGCGGCAGGTGCGACCACGATCCTTAACCCCGCGCCGGCGATCCTGTTCGACAAGGATTTGCTCGATCTTGTCGATATCCTGATCCTCAACGAGACCGAGCTGGGATTTCTCACCAACACGGAGCTGCGTGACAGCGACGATCCCGCCCGCTTCGTGGAAGCAGCAGGCGCCTTGCAAGGCGGCGGCAGGATCATCTGCATCACCCTGGGCCGGCGCGGCGTGCTGGCGCTGATCGACGGTCAGGCCTCCGTCATCGCCGGCCGCGCAGTGAAGGCGGTGGACACCACCGGCGCCGGCGACTGTTTTGTCGGCGCGCTCGCAAGCCGGCTTGCCAATGGCACGGCCATCCGCAACGCATTGGATTATGCCAATGCCGCAGCATCGATCTGCGTGCAGCGGATGGGCGCCGCTCCCTCGATGCCGACGGCCGCGGAAGTCGCAGCGCTGCTGTCCACACAGGCTTGA
- a CDS encoding NAD(P)/FAD-dependent oxidoreductase translates to MTQGPVIIAGAGHAGFQLAASLRQNGFSERIALVNDEGHLPYQRPPLSKAYLKGTGGPDTLMFRPEKFYHDQNVDLITDRATSIDRGARKLSLASGASLDYGHLVLATGARNRLLDIPNANLDSVRYLRTLDESEALRHRIASGQHVIVIGAGFIGLEFAATARAKGLKVDVIELAARVMARAVTAEISEFSQSQHAAAGIRIHFGVQVTSIESDGGRVTGVSLSDGRHLPADLVVVGVGVLPNVELAAQAGLPVAAGIIVDDHLLTADPNISAVGDCALYASPRFGGSLRLESVQNATDHARCVAARLTGDAKSYDGLPWFWSDQGPDKLQMVGLTTGYDQVVVRGDRGAGAFSAFCYKSGRLLGIESVNRAGDHMFGRRLLATNRSITPEQAADASFDLKSALT, encoded by the coding sequence ATGACACAGGGACCGGTCATCATCGCCGGCGCCGGCCATGCGGGCTTTCAGCTTGCGGCCTCGTTGCGCCAGAACGGCTTTTCCGAACGCATCGCGCTGGTGAATGACGAAGGCCATCTGCCGTACCAGCGGCCGCCGCTGTCCAAGGCCTATCTGAAGGGAACCGGCGGACCGGACACCCTGATGTTCCGGCCGGAAAAATTCTATCACGACCAGAACGTCGATCTGATCACGGACCGCGCCACCTCGATCGATCGCGGTGCGCGCAAATTGTCGTTGGCGTCCGGTGCGTCGCTGGATTACGGCCATCTGGTGCTGGCAACCGGGGCGCGCAACCGTTTGCTGGATATTCCCAACGCCAATCTCGACAGCGTGCGCTATTTGCGGACGCTCGACGAAAGCGAGGCGCTGCGGCACCGGATCGCCTCCGGCCAGCATGTCATCGTGATCGGCGCCGGCTTCATCGGGCTGGAATTCGCGGCAACGGCGCGGGCCAAGGGCCTCAAAGTCGACGTGATCGAACTTGCCGCGCGGGTGATGGCGCGTGCGGTGACCGCGGAAATTTCGGAATTTTCGCAATCGCAGCACGCCGCCGCCGGCATTCGGATTCATTTCGGCGTGCAGGTCACCAGCATCGAGAGCGACGGTGGCAGAGTGACCGGCGTCAGCCTCAGCGACGGCCGGCATCTGCCGGCGGATCTCGTGGTGGTCGGCGTCGGCGTGTTGCCCAATGTCGAATTGGCGGCGCAGGCGGGCCTTCCGGTAGCGGCCGGCATCATCGTCGACGATCATCTGCTGACCGCCGATCCGAACATATCTGCGGTCGGCGATTGCGCGCTATATGCGAGCCCGCGCTTCGGCGGTTCGTTGCGGCTGGAGTCGGTGCAGAACGCCACCGATCACGCGCGCTGCGTCGCGGCGCGGCTGACCGGCGACGCCAAATCCTATGACGGCCTGCCGTGGTTCTGGAGCGATCAGGGGCCCGACAAGCTGCAGATGGTGGGGCTGACCACCGGTTACGACCAGGTCGTGGTGCGCGGCGATCGCGGGGCGGGGGCGTTCTCCGCCTTCTGCTACAAGTCCGGGCGGCTGCTCGGCATCGAATCCGTCAACCGCGCCGGCGATCACATGTTCGGTCGGCGTCTGCTGGCGACCAATCGCTCGATCACCCCGGAGCAGGCGGCCGATGCCAGCTTCGATCTGAAGAGTGCGCTGACCTAA
- a CDS encoding VOC family protein, which yields MITGLDHVVVLVEDIAAGSAAYQTLFARAPAWQNSGDGADRVLFTLDNMSLELMAPSGADANADRIRSVLAAQGEGLASLCFRTNDIAKMHRRLDRLTLKPEPVAEVESRDALSGATLSWKRTRTASDATRGIRLFYLELTNERPRSAPTAAGPITAMDHVVVSTPDPERAAALYGARLGLDMALDRSHPEWGRLMFFRCGDVVVEVTHRLGKPVDATRDIQHDRLRGICWRVADIDATHARLAQAGVDVSEVRTGRKPGTRVMTVRSGTCGVPTLLVQPSAGKAE from the coding sequence GTGATTACCGGTCTCGATCATGTCGTTGTCCTTGTCGAGGATATCGCGGCGGGCTCCGCGGCCTATCAGACGCTGTTTGCGCGGGCGCCGGCCTGGCAGAACAGCGGCGACGGCGCCGACCGCGTGCTGTTTACGCTCGACAATATGTCGCTGGAGTTGATGGCGCCCTCCGGCGCGGACGCCAATGCGGATCGAATCCGCAGCGTTCTGGCGGCCCAGGGCGAGGGGCTGGCGAGCCTGTGTTTCCGCACCAACGATATCGCCAAAATGCACCGCCGGCTCGATCGGCTCACCTTGAAACCGGAGCCGGTTGCCGAGGTCGAAAGCCGCGACGCGCTCTCCGGCGCCACGCTGTCGTGGAAGCGGACGCGCACCGCTTCGGACGCCACGCGCGGCATTCGGCTGTTCTATCTCGAACTGACCAACGAGCGTCCGCGCTCCGCGCCAACGGCGGCGGGGCCGATCACCGCGATGGACCACGTCGTGGTTTCGACGCCGGATCCCGAACGGGCCGCCGCGCTCTATGGCGCGCGGCTTGGGCTCGACATGGCGCTCGACCGTTCGCATCCGGAGTGGGGCCGGCTGATGTTCTTCCGCTGCGGCGACGTCGTCGTCGAGGTGACGCACCGGTTGGGCAAGCCCGTGGATGCGACGCGGGACATCCAGCACGACCGCCTCAGAGGTATCTGCTGGCGCGTCGCCGATATCGACGCCACCCATGCGCGGCTGGCCCAGGCCGGCGTCGACGTCTCCGAAGTCCGTACCGGCCGCAAGCCGGGCACGCGGGTGATGACCGTGCGCTCCGGCACCTGCGGGGTGCCGACACTTTTGGTGCAGCCATCGGCGGGGAAGGCGGAGTGA